One Candidatus Symbiobacter mobilis CR genomic window, AGCCCCAGGCGCACCTGCCGTTGCGGCGCAAGCGTGCCTGCCAGTCTGCCGCTCCACCATGCCCCGCCCATGATGCCGGCGACCGAGCACAAAAAGAACCAGAAATACTGCGTCGGCGCAAGCCCCAGGTGTTCGCCCAGAAACGCGGGGGCCGACAGCACGTACACGAACAGCGCATTGAATGGAATGCCGCTGGAGAGCGTCAGCAGCACAAAGCGCGGATCCATCCCAAGCTTCCAGTACCCCTGCATCAGGTTGCGCGGGCCAAAAGGCTGGCGTGCGCTGACGTGCAGCGTTTCCGGCAGCAGGCGATAGTTGGCGATCCATAGCGCGATGCCGACGACAGTCAGGAACCCGAACACGCTGTGCCAACCCCAATGCACGAAGAGCATCCCCCCGATGATGGGCGCGATGGCCGGAGCAGCGCCAAAAAAGATGGTGATCTGGCTCATCACCTGCTGCGCTTGCGAAGGCGGGAACATATCGCGCACCACGGCGCGGGAAACGACGATCCCGGCGCCCGTGGTCAACCCCTGCATCCCGCGAAAAAACACGAGCTGGCCGATGCTCTGCGCCAGCGTACACCCCAGCGATGCGAGCGTGAACGCCGCCAGCCCCCACAGCACCACCGGCCTGCGCCCCACGCTGTCTGAAATGGCGCCGTGGAACAGGCTCATGAACGCAAAGCCGAACAGATACGCGGACAGGGTTTGCTGCATTTGCACGGGGGTGGCGTGCAGCGACTGCGCAATGCCCGCGAACGCTGGTAGGTAGGTGTCGATCGAAAAGGGGCCGAGC contains:
- a CDS encoding multidrug effflux MFS transporter; its protein translation is MNPDAHLLWRAPPWALAVLLAMLAMLGPFSIDTYLPAFAGIAQSLHATPVQMQQTLSAYLFGFAFMSLFHGAISDSVGRRPVVLWGLAAFTLASLGCTLAQSIGQLVFFRGMQGLTTGAGIVVSRAVVRDMFPPSQAQQVMSQITIFFGAAPAIAPIIGGMLFVHWGWHSVFGFLTVVGIALWIANYRLLPETLHVSARQPFGPRNLMQGYWKLGMDPRFVLLTLSSGIPFNALFVYVLSAPAFLGEHLGLAPTQYFWFFLCSVAGIMGGAWWSGRLAGTLAPQRQVRLGLGVFVGVAIVNLVAHALFPAHVGWALLPIFVFGVGWAVLVPAVTILLLDLHPDRRGMASSLQAFVASASTGIVAGVVAPWVMHSTVALAASALVMALIGWAAWVTLHRRWPDIGRTIHAVPAR